A window of Salmo trutta chromosome 5, fSalTru1.1, whole genome shotgun sequence contains these coding sequences:
- the polr2a gene encoding DNA-directed RNA polymerase II subunit RPB1: MHGPPSGDSACPLRLIKRVQFGIISPDELKRMSVTEGGIKYPETTEGGRPKLGGLMDPRQGVIERSGRCQTCAGNMTECPGHFGHIELAKPVFHVGFVNKIMKVLRCVCYSCSKLLVDTNNPKIKDILQKSKGQPRKRLTHVYDLCKGKNICEGGEEMDNKFGVEHDSEDITKEKGHGGCGRYQPRIRRSGLELYAEWKHVNEDSQEKKILLSPERVYEIFKRISDEEDVILGLDPKFSRPEWMIVTVLPVPPLAVRPAVVMQGSARNQDDLTHKLADIVKINNQLRRNEQSGAAAHVIAEDVKLLQFHVATMVDNELPGLPRAMQKSGRPLKSLKQRLKGKEGRVRGNLMGKRVDFSARTVITPDPNLQIDQVGVPRSIAANMTFPEIVTPFNIDRLQELVRRGNSQYPGAKYIIRDNGDRIDLRFHPKPSDLHLQIGYKVERHMCDGDIIIFNRQPTLHKMSMMGHRVRILPWSTFRMNLSVTTPYNADFDGDEMNLHLPQSLETRAEIQELAMVPRMIVTPQSNRPVMGIVQDTLTAVRKFTKRDVFLERGDVMNLLMFLSTWDGKVPQPAILKPRPLWTGKQIFSLIIPGHINAIRTHSTHPDEEDSGPYKHISPGDTKVIVENGELIMGILCKKSLGTSAGSLVHICFLEMGHDVTRLFYSNIQTVVNNWLLIEGASIGIGDSIADAKTYLDIQNTIKKAKQDVIEVIEKAHNNELEPTPGNTLRQTFENQVNRILNDARDKTGSSAQKSLSEYNNFKSMVVAGSKGSKINISQVIAVVGQQNVEGKRIPFGFKHRTLPHFIKDDYGPESRGFVENSYLAGLTPTEFFFHAMGGREGLIDTAVKTAETGYIQRRLIKSMESVMVKYDATVRNSINQVVQLRYGEDGLAGEAVEFQNMATLKPSNKAFEKKFRYDCTNERALRRTLQEDVVKDVMTNAQVQSALEREYEKMKEDREILRAIFPTGDSKVVLPCNLARMIWNAQKIFRINPRTPTDLNPLRVVQGVQELSKKLVIVNGEDHLSRQAQQNATLLFNIHLRSTLSSRRMTDEFRLSTEAYDWLLGEIESKFNQSIAHPGEMVGALAAQSLGEPATQMTLNTFHYAGVSAKNVTLGVPRLKELINISKRPKTPSLTVFLLGQAARDAERAKDILCRLEHTTLRKVTANTAIYYDPNPQSTVVTEDQEWVNVYYEMPDFDVTRISPWLLRIELDRKHMTDRKLTMEQIAEKINAGFGDDLNCIFNDDNAEKLVLRIRIMNSDENKFHEDEEVVDKMDDDVFLRCIESNMLTDMTLQGIEQISKVYMHLPQTDNKKKIIITEEGEFKALQEWILETDGVGLMRVLSEKDVDPVRTTSNDIVEIFTVLGIEAVRKALERELNHVISFDGSYVNYRHLSLLCDTMTCRGHLMAITRHGINRQDTGPLMKCSFEETVDVLMEASSHGESDPMKGVSENIMLGQLAPCGTGCFDLLLDAEKCKYGMEIPTNIPGISVAGPTGMFFGAAPSPMSGMSPAMTPWNTGATPAYGAWSPSIGSGMTPGAAGFSPSAASDASGFSPGYSPAWSPTPGSPGSPGPASPYIPSPGGAMSPNYSPTSPAYEPRSPGGYTPQSPGYSPTSPSYSPTSPSYSPTSPNYSPTSPSYSPTSPSYSPTSPSYSPTSPSYSPTSPSYSPTSPSYSPTSPSYSPTSPSYSPTSPSYSPTSPSYSPTSPSYSPTSPSYSPTSPSYSPTSPSYSPTSPSYSPTSPSYSPSSPNYTPTSPSYSPTSPSYSPTSPSYSPTSPNYTPTSPNYSPTSPSYSPTSPSYSPSSPRFTPQSPNYTPSSPSYSPSSPSYSPTSPKYTPTSPSYSPSSPEYTPTSPKYSPTSPKYSPTSPKYSPTSPTYSPTTPKYSPTSPTYSPTSPTYTPTSPKYSPTSPTYSPTSPKYSPTSPTYSPTSPKGSTYSPLSPGYSNPSPSFTLTSPAISPDDSDEENN, encoded by the exons ATGCACGGACCGCCCTCCGGCGACAGCGCATGCCCATTGCGCCTCATCAAGAGAGTGCAATTCGGCATCATCAGCCCAGATGAGCTT AAACGGATGTCTGTCACAGAAGGGGGAATCAAGTACCCCGAGACCACAGAAGGAGGGCGTCCCAAACTCGGTGGGCTGATGGACCCCAGACAAGGGGTCATCGAACGATCCGGAAGGTGTCAAACATGTGCAG GTAACATGACAGAATGCCCAGGCCACTTCGGCCACATAGAGCTGGCGAAGCCTGTGTTCCACGTGGGCTTTGTCAACAAGATTATGAAGGTCCTCCGGTGTGTCTGCTACTCCTGTTCCAAGCTGCTGGTCGACACG AATAATCCAAAGATCAAAGACATCCTGCAGAAGTCCAAGGGGCAGCCCAGGAAGCGTCTGACCCACGTGTATGACTTGTGTAAAGGCAAGAACATCTGCGAGGGCGGAGAGGAGATGGATAACAAGTTTGGAGTGGAGCACGACAGTGAGGACATCACTAAGGAAAAG GGCCATGGTGGCTGCGGGCGCTACCAGCCGCGTATCCGCCGGTCGGGCCTGGAGCTGTACGCCGAGTGGAAGCACGTGAACGAGGACTCGCAGGAGAAGAAGATCCTGCTGAGCCCCGAGCGTGTCTACGAGATCTTCAAACGCATCTCGGACGAGGAGGACGTCATCCTGGGCCTTGATCCCAAGTTCTCCCGGCCCGAGTGGATGATTGTCACGGTACTCCCTGTGCCGCCGCTAGCTGTCCGGCCCGCCGTCGTTATGCAGGGCTCCGCCCGTAACCAG GACGACTTGACACACAAGCTGGCCGACATAGTCAAGATCAACAACCAGCTGCGGCGGAACGAGCAGAGCGGCGCGGCGGCCCACGTCATCGCTGAGGACGTGAAGCTGCTGCAGTTCCACGTGGCCACCATGGTGGACAACGAGCTGCCAGGCCTGCCCAGG GCAATGCAAAAATCGGGCCGCCCGCTCAAATCCTTAAAACAGCGTCTGAAGGGGAAGGAGGGGCGAGTCCGAGGTAACCTGATGGGGAAACGTGTGGACTTCTCCGCCCGAACCGTCATCACCCCCGACCCTAACCTGCAGATCGACCAAGTGGGCGTCCCGCGCTCCATCGCCGCCAACATGACTTTCCCAGAAATCGTCACACCCTTTAACATTGACAG GTTACAGGAGCTGGTGCGCAGAGGCAACAGCCAGTATCCAGGAGCCAAATATATCATCCGAGACAACGGGGACAGAATCGACCTGCGGTTCCACCCCAAACCAAGTGACCTTCACCTCCAGATCGGCTACAAG GTGGAAAGACATATGTGCGACGGTGACATCATCATCTTCAACAGACAGCCCACTTTACATAAAATGTCTATGATGGGGCACAGAGTCCGAATCCTTCCCTGGTCCACCTTCCGAATGAACCTCAG TGTAACCACTCCGTACAATGCTGACTTCGACGGGGATGAGATGAACCTGCATCTCCCTCAGTCCCTGGAGACGAGAGCTGAGATCCAGGAGCTTGCCATGGTGCCTCGTATGATCGTCACCCCCCAGTCCAACAGGCCCGTCATGGGCATCGTGCAGGACACCCTCACCGCCGTGCGCAAGTTCACCAAAAGGGACGTCTTCCTAGAGAGG GGCGATGTGATGAACCTCCTGATGTTCCTGTCCACTTGGGACGGCAAGGTGCCCCAGCCAGCCATCCTGAAGCCCCGGCCACTCTGGACTGGCAAGCAGATCTTCAGCCTTATCATCCCGGGCCACATCAACGCCATCCGAACACACAGCACCCACCCAGACGAGGAGGACAGTGGGCCCTACAAGCACATTTCTCCTGGGGACACCAAG GTGATAGTGGAGAACGGGGAGCTGATCATGGGCATCCTGTGTAAGAAGTCACTGGGTACCTCTGCTGGCTCCCTGGTCCACATCTGTTTCCTGGAGATGGGCCACGACGTCACCCGCCTCTTCTACTCCAACATCCAGACGGTGGTCAACAACTGGCTGCTCATTGAGG GTGCCTCTATCGGTATTGGTGACTCCATTGCTGATGCAAAGACGTACCTGGACATCCAGAACACCATCAAGAAGGCCAAACAGGATGTAATAGAG GTCATTGAGAAGGCCCACAACAACGAGTTGGAGCCCACCCCTGGCAACACGCTGAGGCAGACCTTTGAGAACCAGGTGAATCGCATCCTAAACGACGCCCGTGACAAAACCGGTTCCTCCGCCCAGAAGTCCCTGTCTGAATACAACAACTTCAAGTCTATGGTGGTGGCCGGCTCCAAAGGCTCCAAGATTAACATCTCTCAG GTTATTGCGGTGGTGGGGCAGCAGAACGTGGAGGGTAAGCGTATCCCCTTCGGCTTCAAACACCGCACGCTCCCCCACTTCATCAAGGATGATTATGGCCCTGAGAGCAGAGGCTTCGTGGAGAACTCATACCTGGCCGGCCTCACGCCCACAGAGTTCTTCTTCCACGCCATGGGAGGCAGGGAGGGGCTTATCGACACGGCTGTGAAGACCGCCGAGACTG GTTACATCCAGCGTCGTCTGATCAAGTCCATGGAGTCTGTGATGGTGAAGTACGACGCCACGGTGAGGAACTCCATCAACCAGGTGGTGCAGCTGCGCTACGGAGAGGACGGCCTGGCCGGGGAGGCTGTGGAGTTCCAGAACATGGCCACGCTCAAACCCTCCAACAAGGCCTTCGAGAAGaa GTTCAGATATGACTGCACCAACGAGCGGGCTCTGAGGCGCACCCTGCAGGAGGACGTGGTGAAGGACGTGATGACCAACGCCCAGGTGCAGAGTGCCCTGGAGAGGGAGTATGAGAAGATGAAGGAGGACAGGGAGATTCTGAGGGCCATCTTCCCCACTGGGGACAGTAAg GTGGTGCTGCCGTGCAACCTGGCCAGGATGATCTGGAACGCCCAGAAGATCTTCAGGATCAACCCCCGCACCCCCACAGACCTCAACCCCCTACGGGTCGTACAGG GTGTCCAGGAGCTGAGTAAGAAGTTGGTGATTGTGAACGGCGAGGACCACCTGAGCAGACAGGCCCAGCAGAACGCCACGCTGCTCTTCAACATCCACCTGCGCTCCACGTTGAGCTCCCGACGCATGACGGACGAGTTCAGACTGAGCACCGAGGCCTACGACTGGCTGCTGGGAGAGATTGAGTCCAAGTTCAACCAATCCATC GCCCATCCGGGCGAGATGGTAGGGGCGTTAGCTGCCCAGTCGCTGGGAGAGCCCGCCACCCAGATGACCCTGAACACCTTCCACTACGCCGGCGTGTCGGCCAAGAACGTCACCCTGGGCGTGCCGCGTCTCAAGGAGTTGATCAACATCTCCAAGCGGCCCAAGACCCCGTCCCTCACCGTGTTCCTGCTGGGCCAGGCGGCCCGCGACGCCGAGAGGGCCAAGGATATCCTCTGTCGCCTGGAACACACTACCCTCAGAAAG GTGACGGCCAACACGGCCATCTACTACGACCCTAACCCCCAGAGTACGGTGGTGACGGAGGACCAGGAGTGGGTCAACGTCTACTATGAGATGCCCGACTTCGACGTGACCCGCATCTCACCCTGGCTGCTCCGCATTGAGCTTGACCGCAAACACATGACTGACCGCAAGCTGACCATGGAGCAGATCGCTGAGAAGATCAATGCAG GTTTCGGAGACGACCTGAACTGTATCTTCAACGACGACAACGCCGAGAAGCTGGTCCTGCGAATCCGCATCATGAACAGCGACGAGAACAAATTCCACGAGGATGAGGAGGTGGTGGACAAGATGGACGACGACGTGTTCCTGAGGTGCATCGAATCCAACATGCTGACGGACATGACGCTGCAGGGCATCGAGCAGATCAGCAAG GTGTACATGCACTTGCCCCAGACGGACAACAAGAAGAAGATCATCATTACGGAGGAGGGGGAGTTCAAGGCCCTGCAGGAGTGGATCCTGGAGACAGACGGCGTAGGACTGATGAGGGTCCTCAGCGAGAAGGACGTGGACCCCGTCAGAACCACCTCCAACGACATCGTGGAGATCTTCACG GTGCTGGGTATCGAGGCGGTTCGCAAGGCTCTGGAGAGGGAGTTGAACCACGTCATCTCCTTTGACGGTTCCTACGTCAACTACCGCCACTTGTCGTTGCTTTGCGACACCATGACGTGCCGCGGTCACCTGATGGCCATCACGCGTCACGGCATCAACAGACAGGACACGGGACCCCTCATGAAGTGCTCCTTTGAGGAGACT GTGGATGTGCTGATGGAGGCGTCGTCCCACGGGGAGAGTGACCCCATGAAGGGTGTGTCTGAGAACATCATGCTGGGCCAGCTGGCCCCCTGCGGGACGGGCTGCTTCGACCTGCTGCTGGATGCTGAGAAGTGCAAATACGGCATGGAGATCCCAACCAACATCCCTGGCATTAGCGTGGCTGGAC CCACCGGAATGTTCTTTGGCGCTGCGCCTAGCCCCATGAGTGGCATGTCTCCAGCCATGACCCCCTGGAACACTGGAGCCACCCCCGCCTACGGTGCCTGGTCCCCCAGCATCG GCAGTGGGATGACCCCTGGAGCTGCAGGCTTTTCTCCGAGCGCAGCGTCCGACGCCAGTGGCTTCTCTCCGGGCTACTCCCCGGCCTGGTCCCCTACCCCTGGATCTCCTGGGTCCCCTGGACCAGCCAGCCCCTATATCCCCTCTCCAG GAGGTGCCATGTCTCCCAACTACTCCCCCACCTCCCCGGCCTACGAGCCCCGCTCTCCTGGGGGATACACCCCGCAAAGCCCGGGCTACTCCCCAACGTCCCCCTCCTACTCCCCAACCTCCCCCTCTTACTCCCCCACCAGCCCCAACTACAGCCCCACCTCACCCTCCTATTCACCCACCTCCCCCAGCTACTCCCCGACCTCCCCCTCATACTCCCCTACGTCCCCCAGTTACTCCCCTACCTCCCCATCTTACTCCCCCACCTCACCCTCTTACTCCCCCACATCTCCCTCCTACTCCCCGACCTCCCCCAGTTACAGCCCCACGTCTCCAAGCTACAGCCCCACATCGCCTAGctactcccccacctccccctcttactcccccacctccccctcctaTTCACCCACTTCACCCTCCTACTCTCCTACCTCCCCCTCCTAttcccctacctccccctcttaCTCCCCCACCTCTCCAAGCTACAGCCCCTCTTCACCCAACTACACCCCAACATCGCCCAGTtactcccccacctccccctcctactcccccacctccccctcctactcccccacctcccccaatTACACCCCCACCAGCCCCAActactcccccacctccccctcttaTTCTCCCACCTCTCCATCCTACTCTCCCTCTAGCCCGCGCTTCACCCCCCAGTCTCCTAACTACACCCCCAGCTCTCCCTCCTACAGCCCCAGCTCTCCTTCCTACTCGCCCACCTCCCCCAAATACACACCTACGTCCCCCTCTTACTCCCCCAGCTCTCCAGAGTACACCCCCACCTCCCCCAAATACTCCCCCACCTCGCCCAAGTACTCCCCCACCTCTCCCAAATACTCCCCCACCTCCCCGACTTACTCCCCGACGACCCCCAAGTACAGCCCCACGTCGCCCACCTACTCCCCCACCTCGCCCACCTACACCCCCACCAGCCCCAAGTACTCCCCCACCTCCCCAACCTATTCCCCAACCTCACCCAAATACTCTCCCACCTCCCCCACCTACTCGCCCACTAGCCCCAAAGGGTCCACCTACAGCCCCCTGTCACCGGGCTACAGCAACCCCTCGCCCAGCTTCACCCTCACCAGCCCGGCCATCAGCCCAGATGACAGTGACGAGGAGAACAACTGA